A part of Phoenix dactylifera cultivar Barhee BC4 chromosome 2, palm_55x_up_171113_PBpolish2nd_filt_p, whole genome shotgun sequence genomic DNA contains:
- the LOC103708523 gene encoding probable methyltransferase PMT17 → MAKDNYGSPKIHLDSRRQRFTYIFGVSCLCVLFYILGAWQNSAAAPKSSGSVSNKIECDPVNPSSNSRSTVVPSFSSSDAALDFEARHRLDLNETSGTAEKFPPCPSNFTEYTPCQDRTRGRRFERKMLIYRERHCPGNDELIRCLIPAPPNYKMPFKWPQSRDYAWFDNIPHKELSIEKAVQNWVIVEGDKFRFPGGGTMFPRGADAYIDDISALIPLTDGSIRTAIDTGCGVASLGAYLLKRDVITMSFAPRDTHEAQVQFALERGVPAMIGVIGSQRMPYPARAFDMAHCSRCLIPWFKNDGLYLAEVDRVLRPGGYWILSGPPIHWKKHYRGWERTQEDLKQEQDSIEDAAKRLCWKKKIEEDDLAIWQKPINHIACIQSRKIHKTPHICRNDNADAAWYKKLEACITPLPEAKNEEEVAGGDLKKWPDRAFAVPPRISRGSIPGVTSRIFEDDNQMWKERATHYKRIVPPLPQGRYRNVMDMNANLGGFAAAMMKYPVWVMNVIPANSGRDTLGVIYERGFIGTYQDWCEAFSTYPRTYDLLHADGVFSTYQDRCDITYILLEMDRILRPEGTVIIRDIVEVLTKVKSITDGMRWKSQIMDHESGPFNPEKILMAVKTYWTG, encoded by the exons ATGGCCAAGGATAATTATGGATCTCCAAAGATCCATCTAGATTCAAGAAGGCAGCGTTTTACTTATATTTTTGGCGTAAGCTGTCTCTGTGTTCTTTTCTACATCCTTGGGGCTTGGCAGAACTCCGCCGCCGCACCCAAATCCAGTGGCAGTGTCTCTAACAAAATCGAGTGCGACCCTGTCAATCCATCGTCCAATTCCCGTTCCACTGTCGTGCCGTCGTTCTCGTCATCAGATGCCGCCCTCGACTTCGAAGCTCGCCACCGGCTGGACCTCAATGAGACATCGGGGACGGCCGAGAAATTTCCACCTTGCCCTTCGAACTTTACCGAGTACACTCCTTGCCAGGATCGAACGAGGGGGAGGAGGTTCGAAAGAAAAATGCTGATATACCGAGAGCGCCATTGCCCTGGAAATGATGAGCTCATCAGATGCTTAATCCCTGCGCCACCAAACTACAAAATGCCTTTTAAGTGGCCTCAGAGTAGAGACTATGCTTGGTTTGATAACATTCCTCACAAGGAGCTCAGTATTGAGAAGGCTGTTCAAAATTGGGTCATCGTGGAGGGTGACAAGTTCAGATTCCCTGGTGGTGGAACAATGTTCCCTCGAGGTGCTGATGCTTATATTGACGACATAAGTGCACTTATCCCCTTAACTGATGGTAGCATCAGAACTGCAATTGATACAGGTTGCGGA GTTGCTAGTTTAGGGGCTTATCTTCTCAAGAGGGATGTCATCACAATGTCATTTGCGCCGAGGGATACACATGAGGCCCAGGTGCAGTTTGCTCTGGAGCGAGGAGTTCCAGCCATGATCGGAGTGATAGGATCGCAGCGGATGCCATATCCAGCGCGAGCTTTCGACATGGCTCACTGTTCGCGGTGTCTTATCCCGTGGTTTAAGAATG ATGGTCTATACCTAGCTGAGGTTGACCGAGTTCTAAGACCAGGAGGCTACTGGATTCTGTCAGGTCCTCCAATCCATTGGAAGAAGCACTACAGAGGTTGGGAGAGAACCCAAGAGGATCTGAAGCAAGAGCAAGATTCGATTGAGGATGCGGCGAAGCGCCTATGCTGGAAGAAAAAGATCGAGGAGGATGATCTTGCAATTTGGCAGAAGCCCATCAACCACATAGCCTGCATTCAGAGCCGAAAGATCCATAAAACACCACACATATGCAGGAATGATAATGCTGATGCTGCCTG GTACAAGAAATTGGAGGCTTGTATAACACCATTACCAGAAGCAAAAAATGAGGAAGAAGTTGCTGGTGGAGATCTGAAGAAATGGCCCGATCGGGCATTTGCTGTCCCGCCAAGAATAAGCAGAGGTTCCATTCCAGGTGTAACTTCCAGGATTTTTGAAGATGACAACCAGATGTGGAAAGAGAGGGCGACACACTATAAACGAATTGTTCCTCCTTTGCCTCAAGGCCGATACCGAAATGTGATGGATATGAATGCCAACTTGGGAGGATTTGCTGCAGCAATGATGAAGTACCCAGTGTGGGTGATGAATGTTATCCCTGCAAACTCAGGCCGGGACACGCTTGGTGTCATATACGAGCGGGGTTTCATTGGCACATACCAGGACTGGTGCGAGGCTTTCTCAACGTATCCAAGAACTTACGATCTCCTCCATGCTGATGGCGTGTTCAGTACCTATCAGGACAG GTGTGACATAACATACATTCTATTGGAGATGGATAGGATATTGAGGCCAGAAGGGACAGTGATAATCCGGGACATAGTGGAGGTCCTCACAAAGGTAAAGTCCATAACAGATGGGATGAGATGGAAGAGTCAGATCATGGACCATGAGAGTGGACCCTTCAACCCTGAGAAGATCCTCATGGCTGTTAAGACCTACTGGACTGGCTGA